Proteins encoded by one window of Sphingomonas ginkgonis:
- a CDS encoding DUF4136 domain-containing protein codes for MRKTMLMLTAALVLAAPAAARPGYWGTPGWGQSLGLGINIGGGHARDSREGRVSVARFIAADVDPAALRHGAIAVVAADNALLGAGPQDPFQAAVYARLVQAGYVGGVAPAAAGQVAEVRIVRSLVRPEGPRPRPVSGEAAVGGGTYGGYGALGINVDLSGPDKALVATRLETAIRDRASGKLLWEGHAEIVTREGDGKWTSERVADRLAGELFKDFPARAQRS; via the coding sequence ATGCGCAAGACGATGCTGATGCTGACCGCCGCGCTCGTGCTGGCGGCGCCCGCGGCCGCCCGCCCGGGCTACTGGGGGACGCCCGGCTGGGGCCAGTCGCTCGGGCTTGGGATCAACATCGGCGGCGGGCATGCCCGCGACAGTCGCGAGGGACGGGTCAGCGTGGCCCGCTTCATCGCCGCGGACGTCGACCCCGCCGCGCTTCGCCACGGCGCCATCGCGGTGGTGGCGGCCGACAATGCGCTCCTCGGGGCCGGGCCGCAGGACCCGTTCCAGGCCGCGGTCTACGCGCGGCTGGTGCAGGCCGGCTATGTCGGCGGGGTCGCGCCCGCGGCCGCCGGGCAGGTCGCCGAGGTGCGGATCGTGCGCAGCCTCGTCCGTCCCGAGGGACCGCGTCCGCGTCCCGTCAGCGGCGAGGCGGCGGTCGGCGGCGGCACCTACGGCGGCTATGGCGCGCTCGGCATCAACGTCGACCTGAGCGGCCCCGACAAGGCGCTCGTCGCGACCCGGCTCGAGACCGCGATCCGCGATCGCGCCAGCGGCAAGCTGCTGTGGGAGGGCCATGCCGAGATCGTCACCCGCGAGGGCGACGGCAAGTGGACCAGCGAGCGGGTCGCCGACCGGCTGGCAGGCGAGCTGTTCAAGGATTTCCCCGCGCGCGCCCAGCGCAGCTGA
- a CDS encoding glycosyltransferase — MRIVDVCAFYSPQGGGVRTYVERKWAAMTALGHEMIVLAPGERDEVVERAPGAILATIAAPKLVLDRRYRYFSDEAALHRALDRWQPDFVEASSPWSSASMVNRWQGAAPRSLVMHADPLASYAYRWFGRVAKRDTIDRGFSWFWRHLRQLDQGTNLVVSASAGLSRRLSAGGLAKIATIPMGVEPGVFSPLRRDSALRAELLAGCGLDERAMLLVGAGRLASEKRWPMVIRAVAEASQDRPIGLVIAGGGREETRVRRATRGLPNVRLLGRLEGRGEFARLLASGDALVHGCESETFCMAAAEARASGLPLIVPDAGGAYDQLLPGAGRAYRAGDMRSLAWAIRRFADHGFVRQHAVATEGARVRTMDEHFAELSRRYEALAGVAERPFLQAA, encoded by the coding sequence ATGAGGATAGTCGATGTCTGCGCCTTCTACTCGCCCCAGGGCGGCGGCGTGCGCACCTATGTGGAACGGAAATGGGCAGCGATGACGGCGCTCGGGCACGAGATGATCGTGCTTGCGCCGGGCGAGCGGGACGAGGTGGTCGAGCGAGCGCCGGGCGCCATCCTGGCGACGATCGCCGCGCCCAAGCTCGTGCTCGACCGGCGCTACCGCTATTTCTCCGACGAGGCGGCGCTGCACCGGGCGCTCGACCGCTGGCAGCCCGATTTTGTCGAGGCGAGCTCGCCGTGGAGCAGCGCGTCGATGGTCAACCGCTGGCAGGGCGCGGCGCCGCGCAGCCTGGTGATGCACGCCGACCCGCTCGCCTCCTACGCCTATCGCTGGTTCGGGCGGGTCGCCAAGCGCGACACGATCGACCGCGGATTCAGCTGGTTCTGGCGGCACCTGCGCCAGCTCGACCAGGGTACCAACCTGGTGGTGAGCGCCAGCGCGGGGCTGTCGCGGCGGCTGAGCGCGGGCGGGCTGGCGAAGATCGCGACCATCCCGATGGGGGTCGAGCCGGGAGTCTTCTCGCCCTTGCGGCGTGACTCGGCGCTGCGGGCCGAGCTGCTCGCCGGCTGCGGGCTGGACGAGCGCGCGATGCTGCTGGTCGGCGCGGGCCGGCTCGCCAGCGAGAAGCGCTGGCCGATGGTCATCCGCGCGGTGGCGGAGGCAAGCCAGGACCGGCCGATCGGGCTGGTGATCGCCGGCGGCGGGCGCGAGGAGACGCGGGTCCGCCGCGCCACGCGCGGGCTGCCCAACGTCCGGCTGCTCGGCCGGCTCGAGGGGCGCGGCGAGTTCGCCCGGCTGCTCGCGAGCGGCGACGCGCTGGTCCATGGCTGCGAGAGCGAGACCTTCTGCATGGCCGCGGCCGAGGCGCGCGCGAGCGGGCTGCCGCTGATCGTTCCCGACGCCGGCGGCGCCTACGACCAGCTCCTCCCCGGCGCCGGGCGCGCTTATCGCGCCGGGGACATGCGCTCGCTGGCCTGGGCGATCCGCCGCTTCGCCGACCACGGCTTCGTCCGCCAGCACGCGGTCGCCACCGAGGGCGCCCGGGTGCGCACCATGGACGAGCATTTCGCCGAGCTGTCGCGCCGCTACGAGGCGCTCGCCGGGGTGGCCGAGCGCCCGTTCCTGCAGGCGGCGTGA
- the hmgA gene encoding homogentisate 1,2-dioxygenase produces the protein MLSNSSPAYLSGFGGHVATEAVPGALPKGRNSPQRPAYGLYTEQLSGTAFTAPRHENRRSWLYRMRPTADHPPYRRYEGARLLAPGTVKDPVAPNRLRWDPPADLPTGCDFVDGLVTMMANRDPADLTGVAIHLYRADRSMERRVFLDADGELLIIPQAGAISVETELGRLELEPGWIGVVPRGVRFRVMVDERGARGYVAENHGALFRLPDLGPIGSNGLANPRDFETPVARFEDVDGEVECIQKYLGSLWTTTLDHSPLDVVAWHGNLAPYRYELARFNTIGTVSFDHPDPSIFTVLTSPSETPGRANADFVIFPPRWMVGENTFRPPWFHRNVMSEAMGLISGEYDAKADGFRPGGLSLHNLMSGHGPDVDSWLKASEAELRPVKIEGTMAFMVESCWPYIPTRFALDRAQPDYDQAWADFPKAKLP, from the coding sequence ATGCTGTCGAATTCCTCTCCCGCCTACCTTAGCGGCTTCGGCGGGCATGTCGCCACCGAGGCCGTCCCCGGCGCGCTGCCGAAGGGCCGCAACAGCCCGCAGCGACCCGCCTACGGGCTCTACACCGAGCAGCTGAGCGGCACCGCCTTCACCGCCCCGCGGCACGAGAACCGGCGCAGCTGGCTGTACCGGATGCGGCCGACTGCGGACCATCCGCCCTACCGTCGCTACGAAGGCGCCAGGCTGTTGGCGCCGGGCACGGTCAAGGATCCGGTCGCGCCGAACCGGCTGCGGTGGGACCCGCCCGCGGACCTGCCGACGGGGTGCGACTTCGTCGACGGGCTGGTGACGATGATGGCCAACCGCGACCCAGCCGACCTCACCGGAGTCGCGATCCATCTCTATCGCGCCGATCGGTCGATGGAGCGGCGGGTGTTCCTCGATGCCGACGGCGAGCTGCTGATCATCCCGCAGGCGGGGGCGATCAGCGTCGAGACCGAGCTCGGCCGGTTGGAGCTGGAGCCGGGCTGGATCGGCGTCGTCCCGCGCGGCGTGCGGTTCCGGGTGATGGTCGATGAGCGCGGCGCGCGCGGCTATGTCGCGGAGAACCACGGCGCGCTGTTCCGCCTGCCCGACCTGGGACCGATCGGCAGCAACGGGCTCGCCAACCCGCGCGACTTCGAGACCCCGGTCGCGCGGTTCGAGGACGTCGACGGCGAGGTCGAGTGCATCCAGAAATATCTCGGCAGCCTGTGGACGACCACGCTCGACCACAGCCCGCTCGACGTGGTCGCCTGGCACGGCAACCTGGCGCCCTATCGCTACGAGCTGGCGCGCTTCAACACGATCGGGACGGTCAGCTTCGACCATCCCGACCCGTCGATCTTCACCGTGCTGACCTCGCCCAGCGAGACGCCCGGCCGCGCCAACGCCGACTTCGTCATCTTCCCGCCGCGCTGGATGGTGGGCGAAAACACGTTCCGCCCGCCCTGGTTCCACCGCAACGTGATGAGCGAGGCGATGGGGCTGATCAGCGGCGAGTATGACGCCAAGGCGGACGGCTTCCGGCCCGGCGGCCTGTCGTTGCACAACTTGATGAGCGGCCACGGCCCCGATGTCGACAGCTGGCTCAAGGCGAGCGAAGCCGAGCTGCGCCCGGTCAAGATCGAGGGCACGATGGCCTTCATGGTCGAGAGCTGCTGGCCCTATATCCCGACCCGCTTCGCGCTCGACCGCGCGCAGCCCGACTATGACCAGGCCTGGGCCGATTTCCCGAAAGCGAAACTCCCATAA
- a CDS encoding polysaccharide deacetylase family protein, whose amino-acid sequence MPAAERRLLLSIHDVSPRHEREVDALLGLLEPHARDRLALLVVPDFWNEAPIAAGTPFATRLRGWADRGFEIFLHGWSHRDDSSHSGAGARFKARHMTAGEGEFLGLSSVEAGRRIARGRALLEDIIGSPVAGFVAPAWLYGDGARAALEQARMPLAEDHWRVWAPDRGSRELARSPVITWASRSWPRRASSLLVAAGARSLPMPQLMRLAVHPGDTRHANLRASIAKTVARLASTHRPSRYAELLAG is encoded by the coding sequence ATGCCTGCCGCCGAGCGCCGTCTGCTCCTCTCCATTCACGACGTCTCGCCGCGCCACGAGCGCGAGGTCGACGCGCTGCTCGGCCTGCTCGAACCCCACGCCCGCGACCGCCTCGCCCTGCTCGTCGTCCCCGATTTCTGGAACGAGGCGCCGATCGCCGCGGGCACGCCCTTCGCCACCCGCCTGCGCGGCTGGGCCGATCGCGGGTTCGAGATCTTTCTCCACGGCTGGTCGCACCGCGACGACAGCAGCCACAGCGGCGCCGGCGCCCGCTTCAAGGCCCGGCACATGACCGCCGGCGAAGGCGAGTTCCTCGGCCTCTCCAGTGTCGAGGCGGGTCGCCGCATCGCTCGCGGCCGCGCTCTCCTGGAGGACATCATCGGCAGCCCGGTGGCCGGCTTCGTCGCGCCCGCCTGGCTCTACGGCGACGGGGCCCGCGCCGCGCTCGAGCAGGCGCGGATGCCGCTCGCCGAGGATCATTGGCGGGTGTGGGCGCCCGACCGCGGCAGCCGCGAGCTGGCCCGCTCGCCGGTCATCACCTGGGCCAGCCGAAGCTGGCCGCGCCGCGCCTCCTCGCTGCTGGTCGCGGCGGGCGCGCGGAGCCTGCCGATGCCCCAGCTGATGCGGCTCGCCGTTCACCCCGGCGACACCCGCCACGCCAACCTCCGCGCGAGCATCGCGAAGACCGTCGCCCGTCTCGCTTCCACTCACCGCCCGAGCCGCTATGCGGAGCTGCTCGCGGGCTGA
- a CDS encoding GCG_CRPN prefix-to-repeats domain-containing protein: MRIISTLTIAATLAVGMAVPAQAREGCGPGGHRGPYGHCRPNRGQQAWIVGHYYPSRGYWDGQRWYQHRYRYHNDWRYR; this comes from the coding sequence TTGCGTATCATTTCGACCCTCACCATCGCCGCGACCCTGGCGGTCGGCATGGCGGTCCCTGCGCAGGCGCGCGAGGGCTGCGGCCCCGGCGGCCATCGTGGTCCCTATGGGCATTGTCGCCCAAACCGCGGCCAGCAGGCCTGGATCGTCGGCCATTATTATCCGAGCCGCGGCTACTGGGACGGCCAGCGCTGGTACCAGCATCGCTATCGCTACCACAACGACTGGCGCTACCGCTAA
- a CDS encoding DEAD/DEAH box helicase, protein MSLALADGLLAIASRAADGPLLYIAATEQRAERLARLARAALPDRTILYCPATDAIPGEASPPSPANAGERVAALHALAAEAGGSAILIASAEASVYRYAPPSAFVANPPEVVSGEKVDLEALQQELLGIGYRTDERIDEPGEVGAPGTVLDVFPVDAEWPVRIEVEEGVIRSLRSYDPVSQRSHEERERLSLGRAAEPELGDQGVSLLAHHPEATVLMEPDAAGRRQRTVDLIASLEGRKRRLDPARYVDAATWQKELDGRSVEAPAEHPAAPRFITERRPARAVARFLEEQAAAKSPVLVAGSERDTRYLARRFARDAKQEGPLHRDLAQALAGDEPLAFVTVPLDAGIVADDRAILAAADLMGGRADRDDQLSASIGADLLSIELRVGDAVVHEDHGVAILKGLKPLDGPAGSGETIELEYAKDGIRQVPLGDAGKLWRYGGEPDAVRLDTLDGKSWAKRRPAIDASIAETARAIRALAREKAKADAPVLEAPFAELERFAQGFPYQETADQWKAIEAVRADLLSGKPMDRLIVGDVGFGKTEVALRAAAQAMLAGQQVALIAPTTLLARQHFELFSRRFKPLGIAVAMLSRLAAGEAKKTKAALADGSLRMVVGTSALASESVRYKDLALVIIDEEQRFGGAQKDKLARMGAGHVLRLSATPIPRTLQTALVGLNDLSIIATPPARRVPVRTTLGEIDEPTIRAALLREHGRAGQSFVVVPRIEDVPATEALLAKLVPDLTVITVHGKMKGEEAEAALVSFADGEGDVLLATSIIETGLDVPRANTMIVLDAQRFGIGQLHQLRGRVGRSSRRAAVLLMTPAGKPLPDRTRTRLMHLTAQDSLGAGFAVSAHDLDMRGAGDLVSDEQSGHMKLVGIELYQHLLTNVLKELAGEPAPPPLPAIEGGEGGHLPADWIVEPDARIAAYIRLARATSGDDLDQLADELEDRYGAVPPAAAQLLDDRRLALGARALGLKRVQIGPSGIALTPASGTKLPKDAPVEVKGDRWLLKFPPVTDAEARAKAAALLDELA, encoded by the coding sequence ATGAGTCTGGCACTGGCCGATGGCCTGCTCGCAATCGCGTCCCGCGCCGCCGACGGCCCGCTACTCTACATCGCCGCGACCGAGCAGCGCGCCGAGCGGCTCGCCCGGCTCGCCCGCGCCGCGCTGCCCGACCGGACCATCCTCTACTGCCCGGCGACCGACGCCATCCCCGGCGAGGCCTCGCCGCCCTCGCCGGCCAATGCGGGAGAGCGCGTCGCCGCGCTCCACGCGCTGGCCGCCGAGGCGGGGGGATCGGCGATCCTCATCGCCTCGGCCGAGGCGAGCGTCTACCGCTACGCCCCGCCAAGCGCCTTCGTCGCCAACCCGCCGGAAGTGGTCAGCGGCGAGAAGGTCGACCTCGAGGCATTGCAGCAGGAGCTGCTCGGAATTGGCTATCGCACCGACGAGCGGATCGACGAGCCGGGCGAAGTCGGGGCGCCGGGAACGGTGCTCGACGTCTTCCCGGTCGATGCCGAGTGGCCGGTGCGGATCGAGGTGGAGGAGGGCGTCATCCGCTCGCTTCGCTCTTATGACCCCGTCTCGCAGCGCAGCCACGAGGAGCGCGAGCGGCTGTCGCTCGGCCGCGCCGCCGAGCCCGAGCTGGGCGACCAGGGCGTGTCGCTGCTCGCCCACCATCCCGAGGCGACCGTGCTGATGGAGCCGGACGCCGCCGGGCGGCGGCAGCGAACGGTCGACCTCATCGCCAGCCTGGAAGGCCGCAAGCGGCGGCTCGACCCGGCGCGCTACGTCGACGCGGCGACCTGGCAGAAGGAGCTGGACGGGCGCAGCGTCGAGGCCCCGGCCGAGCATCCGGCCGCCCCGCGCTTCATCACCGAGCGGCGCCCGGCGCGCGCGGTTGCCCGTTTTCTCGAGGAGCAGGCGGCGGCCAAGAGCCCGGTGCTGGTCGCCGGAAGCGAGCGCGACACCCGCTATCTCGCCCGCCGCTTCGCCCGCGACGCCAAGCAGGAGGGGCCGCTCCATCGCGACCTCGCCCAGGCGCTGGCAGGCGACGAGCCGCTGGCCTTCGTCACCGTCCCGCTCGACGCCGGGATCGTCGCCGACGATCGCGCAATCCTCGCCGCCGCCGACCTGATGGGCGGCCGCGCCGACCGCGACGACCAGCTCTCCGCCAGCATCGGCGCCGACCTTTTGTCGATCGAGCTCCGGGTCGGCGACGCGGTGGTCCACGAGGACCATGGCGTCGCCATCCTCAAGGGGCTGAAGCCGCTCGACGGTCCGGCCGGGAGCGGCGAGACGATCGAGCTGGAATATGCCAAGGACGGGATCCGCCAGGTCCCGCTCGGCGACGCGGGCAAGCTGTGGCGCTACGGCGGCGAGCCCGATGCCGTGCGCCTCGACACGCTCGACGGCAAGAGCTGGGCCAAGCGCCGTCCGGCGATCGATGCTTCGATCGCGGAAACGGCGCGGGCGATCCGGGCGCTCGCCCGCGAGAAGGCGAAGGCCGACGCGCCGGTACTCGAGGCACCGTTCGCCGAACTCGAAAGGTTCGCGCAAGGCTTTCCCTATCAGGAGACCGCCGACCAGTGGAAGGCGATCGAGGCGGTCCGCGCCGACCTCCTGTCGGGCAAACCGATGGACCGGCTGATCGTCGGCGACGTCGGCTTCGGCAAGACCGAGGTCGCGCTCCGGGCGGCGGCGCAGGCAATGCTGGCGGGCCAGCAGGTCGCGCTGATCGCCCCGACCACGCTCCTCGCGCGCCAGCATTTCGAGCTGTTCAGCCGCCGCTTCAAGCCGCTCGGGATCGCGGTCGCGATGCTCAGCCGATTGGCGGCGGGCGAAGCGAAGAAGACCAAGGCGGCGCTTGCCGACGGCAGCCTGCGGATGGTCGTCGGCACCTCCGCGCTCGCCAGCGAGAGCGTCAGGTACAAGGATCTGGCGCTGGTCATCATTGACGAGGAGCAGCGGTTCGGCGGCGCGCAGAAGGACAAGCTGGCGCGGATGGGGGCGGGCCATGTCCTGCGGCTGTCCGCGACGCCCATCCCGCGCACGCTGCAGACCGCGCTGGTCGGGCTCAACGACCTCTCGATCATCGCCACCCCGCCGGCCCGCCGGGTGCCGGTGCGGACCACGCTGGGCGAGATCGACGAGCCGACCATCCGCGCCGCGCTGCTGCGCGAGCACGGCCGCGCCGGCCAGTCGTTCGTGGTCGTGCCCCGGATCGAGGACGTGCCGGCGACCGAGGCACTGCTGGCCAAGCTGGTGCCCGACCTCACGGTCATCACCGTCCACGGCAAGATGAAGGGCGAGGAGGCGGAGGCAGCGCTGGTCTCCTTCGCCGACGGGGAAGGCGACGTGCTGCTCGCCACCAGCATCATCGAGACGGGACTGGACGTGCCGCGCGCCAACACGATGATCGTGCTCGACGCGCAGCGGTTCGGGATCGGCCAGCTTCACCAGCTGCGCGGACGGGTCGGCCGCTCCAGCCGCCGCGCCGCGGTTCTGTTGATGACCCCCGCGGGCAAGCCGCTGCCCGACCGCACGCGGACCCGGCTGATGCACCTGACCGCTCAGGATTCGCTGGGCGCCGGCTTCGCGGTCAGCGCGCACGACCTCGACATGCGCGGCGCGGGCGATCTCGTCAGCGACGAGCAGTCGGGGCACATGAAGCTGGTCGGGATCGAGCTTTACCAGCATCTCCTCACCAATGTCCTGAAGGAGCTTGCCGGCGAGCCCGCGCCGCCGCCACTGCCGGCGATCGAGGGCGGGGAGGGCGGCCATCTTCCGGCCGACTGGATCGTCGAGCCCGATGCCCGCATCGCCGCCTACATCCGCCTCGCGCGGGCGACCTCGGGCGATGATCTCGACCAGCTCGCGGACGAGCTGGAGGACCGCTACGGCGCGGTGCCGCCGGCCGCGGCGCAGCTGCTCGACGATCGCCGGCTCGCGCTCGGTGCGCGCGCGCTGGGCTTGAAGCGGGTGCAGATCGGGCCGAGCGGGATCGCGCTCACCCCGGCGAGCGGGACCAAGCTGCCGAAGGATGCTCCGGTCGAGGTCAAGGGCGATCGCTGGCTGCTGAAGTTCCCGCCCGTCACCGATGCGGAAGCGCGCGCCAAGGCGGCGGCGCTGCTCGACGAGCTCGCCTAG
- a CDS encoding 2-dehydropantoate 2-reductase produces the protein MRIAVVGAGAIGGWIAARLALAGGEVMALTSGGPLDGLRLASGDRSEAARFARFDGPADLVILAVKATALAAAVPPTRALLGPGSTLLPMLNGVPWWFTDAPLRSIDPDGATATGFATVPLLGSVVHASARREANGSVRLVHADRLILGAPAGGPPPEPFAALFEQAGIRVERATDIRRAIWYKLWGNATMNPLSALTGATADRILAAPELRPVILAAMAELAAVGAAIGCPIDESGEERMAVTARLGAFKTSMLQDVEAGRPIELEALLGAPREIAHRARIATPTLDQLYATTRLMAETRGLL, from the coding sequence ATGAGGATTGCGGTTGTCGGGGCTGGCGCGATCGGCGGCTGGATCGCCGCGCGGCTGGCGCTGGCGGGAGGGGAGGTCATGGCGCTGACCAGCGGCGGCCCGCTGGACGGGCTCCGGCTGGCGAGCGGCGACCGCAGCGAGGCGGCGCGCTTCGCCCGCTTTGACGGGCCCGCCGACCTCGTCATCCTCGCCGTCAAGGCGACCGCGCTCGCCGCGGCCGTTCCGCCGACCCGGGCGCTGCTCGGCCCCGGCTCGACCCTGCTGCCGATGCTCAACGGCGTGCCCTGGTGGTTCACCGACGCGCCGCTCCGCTCGATCGATCCGGATGGCGCAACCGCGACTGGCTTCGCGACCGTCCCGCTGCTCGGCTCGGTGGTCCACGCCTCGGCCCGGCGCGAGGCGAACGGGTCGGTCCGACTGGTCCATGCCGACCGGCTGATCCTCGGCGCACCGGCCGGCGGCCCGCCGCCCGAACCGTTCGCCGCCCTGTTCGAGCAGGCCGGCATCCGCGTCGAGCGCGCGACCGACATCCGCCGCGCCATCTGGTACAAGCTGTGGGGCAACGCGACGATGAACCCGCTGTCGGCGCTGACGGGGGCCACCGCCGACCGGATCCTCGCCGCGCCCGAGCTCAGGCCCGTCATCCTCGCCGCCATGGCCGAGCTGGCGGCGGTCGGCGCGGCGATCGGCTGCCCGATCGACGAGAGCGGCGAAGAACGAATGGCGGTCACCGCCCGCCTCGGCGCATTCAAGACCTCGATGCTGCAGGACGTCGAGGCGGGCCGCCCGATCGAGCTCGAGGCGCTGCTCGGCGCCCCGCGCGAGATCGCCCACCGCGCCCGGATCGCCACCCCGACTCTCGACCAGCTCTACGCCACGACCCGGCTGATGGCCGAGACGCGCGGGCTGCTCTAG
- the moaA gene encoding GTP 3',8-cyclase MoaA — MTPSTLIDGFGRRISYVRLSVTDRCDLRCRYCMAETMQFLPRDELLRFEEIEQLADVLIARGVNRLRLTGGEPLVRRGVLDLVDRLGTRLGHGLDELTLTTNGTQLAGAAPRLAAAGVRRINVSLDSRDPQLFAHITRRGQLDRVLAGIAAAKAAGLEVKINMVALKGLNEEEIEPMLRWCAAEGHALTLIETMPLGEVEDDRTDHYLPLDAVRQRLEERFTLVPNLSRTGGPARYVDVAELGVRLGFITPLTSNFCAGCNRIRITATGTVYGCLGHDQKVELRELLRSGGADAVAAALDRLVAGKPQRHAFDVAAPQPAVARHMSVTGG, encoded by the coding sequence GTGACTCCCTCCACTCTCATCGACGGCTTTGGCCGGCGGATCAGCTATGTCCGGCTGTCGGTGACCGACCGCTGCGACCTGCGCTGCCGCTATTGCATGGCCGAGACGATGCAATTTCTGCCGCGGGACGAGCTGCTGCGGTTCGAGGAGATCGAGCAGCTCGCCGACGTGCTGATCGCGCGGGGAGTCAACCGGCTGCGGCTGACCGGCGGCGAGCCGCTGGTGCGGCGCGGGGTGCTCGATCTCGTCGACCGGCTCGGCACGCGGCTCGGCCACGGGCTCGACGAGCTGACGCTCACCACCAACGGGACCCAGCTTGCCGGCGCCGCGCCGCGGCTGGCGGCGGCGGGAGTGCGGCGGATCAACGTCAGCCTCGACAGCCGCGACCCGCAGCTGTTCGCCCACATCACCCGCCGTGGGCAGCTCGACCGGGTGCTCGCGGGGATCGCCGCGGCGAAGGCCGCCGGGCTCGAGGTCAAGATCAACATGGTCGCGCTCAAGGGCCTCAACGAGGAGGAGATCGAGCCGATGCTGCGCTGGTGCGCGGCGGAAGGCCATGCGCTGACCCTGATCGAGACGATGCCGCTCGGCGAGGTGGAGGACGACCGCACCGACCACTACCTGCCGCTCGACGCGGTCCGCCAGCGGCTGGAGGAGCGGTTCACCCTCGTTCCCAATCTCAGCCGCACTGGCGGTCCGGCGCGCTACGTCGACGTCGCCGAGCTGGGCGTCCGGCTCGGCTTCATCACCCCGCTCACCAGCAATTTCTGCGCGGGCTGCAACCGCATCCGGATCACCGCGACAGGTACCGTCTACGGCTGCCTCGGCCACGACCAGAAGGTGGAGCTGCGCGAGCTTCTGCGCAGCGGCGGGGCGGACGCGGTCGCCGCCGCGCTCGACCGGCTGGTCGCCGGCAAGCCGCAGCGCCACGCCTTCGACGTCGCCGCGCCGCAGCCGGCGGTCGCCCGCCACATGAGCGTGACGGGCGGCTGA
- a CDS encoding fumarylacetoacetate hydrolase family protein has translation MKLGSLKNGRDGRLIVVSDDLAWFADAGHIVPTLQGALDEWERVEPLLKNLHTDLEHGAIPRMRFHERDAAAPLPRAYQWADGSAYVNHVALVRQARGAELPESFWHDPLMYQGGSDGFLGPRDPIPLRDEAWGCDLEAEVVVVTGDVPLGATREQALDAVRLVGLTNDVSLRNLIPGELAKGFGFFQSKPASAFSPVFVTPDALGERWQDGKLHGCLEVELNGQPFGRADAGEDMTFDFGTLIAHAAKTRALGAGTIIGSGTVSNRDTDGGPGKPVADGGLGYSCIAEVRMVETIQGGTAVTPFLRGGDRVAITMHDERHHPIFGTIEQEVVAG, from the coding sequence ATGAAACTTGGATCGTTGAAGAATGGCCGCGACGGGCGGCTGATCGTCGTCTCGGACGACCTCGCCTGGTTTGCCGACGCGGGCCATATCGTCCCGACCCTGCAGGGCGCGCTGGACGAGTGGGAGCGGGTCGAGCCGCTGCTGAAGAATCTCCACACCGACCTCGAGCATGGCGCGATCCCGCGGATGCGCTTCCACGAGCGCGACGCCGCGGCGCCGCTCCCGCGCGCCTACCAGTGGGCGGACGGTTCGGCCTATGTGAACCATGTCGCGCTGGTCCGGCAGGCCCGCGGGGCGGAGCTGCCGGAGAGCTTCTGGCACGATCCCTTGATGTACCAGGGCGGGTCCGACGGTTTCCTCGGGCCGCGCGATCCCATTCCGCTCAGGGACGAGGCGTGGGGCTGCGACCTCGAGGCCGAGGTGGTGGTTGTGACCGGCGACGTGCCGCTCGGCGCGACTCGCGAGCAGGCGCTCGACGCGGTGCGGCTGGTCGGGCTGACCAACGACGTCAGCTTGCGCAACCTCATCCCGGGCGAGCTCGCCAAGGGGTTCGGCTTCTTCCAGTCCAAGCCGGCGAGCGCCTTCTCGCCGGTGTTCGTCACCCCCGACGCGCTCGGCGAGCGGTGGCAGGATGGCAAGCTCCACGGCTGCCTCGAGGTCGAACTGAACGGCCAGCCGTTCGGCCGCGCCGACGCCGGCGAGGACATGACGTTCGACTTCGGCACGCTGATCGCCCATGCGGCGAAGACGCGGGCGCTGGGGGCGGGAACGATCATCGGCTCGGGCACCGTGTCCAACCGCGACACCGACGGCGGTCCGGGCAAGCCGGTTGCCGACGGCGGGCTCGGCTACAGCTGCATCGCCGAGGTGCGGATGGTCGAGACGATCCAGGGCGGAACGGCGGTCACGCCGTTCCTGCGCGGCGGCGACCGGGTGGCGATCACCATGCACGACGAGCGCCACCACCCGATCTTCGGGACCATCGAGCAGGAGGTCGTCGCGGGCTAG